The following coding sequences are from one Musa acuminata AAA Group cultivar baxijiao chromosome BXJ2-4, Cavendish_Baxijiao_AAA, whole genome shotgun sequence window:
- the LOC135610743 gene encoding BAG family molecular chaperone regulator 1-like, translated as MKSKMRSRTGERAAAFSPIKESPPAEKAAEWEVRPGGMLVQKRDPDADAVAAPVPAIRVKVKYGAVYHEIYISSQATFGELKKVLSARTGLHPLDMKLMYKDKERESTAFLDIAGVKDKSKVVLVEDSTAQAKRLLEMRKTDKMEKAAKSISAICLEVDRLASKVSALDGIVNKGGRVVETDVTNLIDSLMNELIKLDAIVADGDAKLQRRTQIRRVQKYVETLDAIKIKNWMPRGNGPPGKEQPQWSQPMQQRRDSQPQHQQQKMHLQQSQNQYQHQNRHQPPQSHFQQQQQVNKLPQQAVVLSSMNWETFDSLFTTSTSTPTAAATSTPHARLDWELF; from the exons ATGAAGAGcaagatgcggtcgaggacaggcGAGAGAGCGGCAGCTTTCAGCCCCATAAAGGAGTCACCGCCGGCGGAGAAGGCAGCGGAGTGGGAGGTCAGGCCCGGCGGGATGCTCGTCCAGAAGCGCGATCCCGACGCCGACGCCGTGGCCGCTCCTGTACCCGCTATCCGCGTCAAGGTCAAGTACGGCGCCGTGTACCACGAGATCTACATCAGCTCTCAGGCCACCTTCG GGGAGCTGAAGAAGGTGCTGTCAGCCAGGACGGGGCTGCACCCGCTCGACATGAAGCTGATGTACAAGGATAAGGAGAGGGAGTCGACGGCGTTCCTGGACATCGCCGGCGTgaaggacaagtcgaaggtggtgTTAGTGGAAGACTCCACGGCGCAGGCCAAGCGCCTCCTCGAGATGCGCAAGACCGACAAGATGGAGAAGGCCGCCAAGTCCATCTCCGCCATCTGCCTCGAGGTCGATCGGCTCGCCTCCAAG GTGTCGGCGTTGGATGGGATCGTGAACAAGGGCGGGAGGGTGGTGGAGACGGACGTGACCAATCTCATCGACTCGTTGATGAACGAGCTGATAAAGCTGGATGCCATCGTCGCCGACGGGGACGCGAAGCTGCAGAGGAGAACGCAG ATTAGGAGAGTGCAGAAGTATGTGGAGACCCTGGACGCGATCAAGATCAAGAACTGGATGCCGAGAGGAAATGGTCCCCCGGGCAAAGAACAGCCGCAGTGGTCACAGCCAATGCAGCAGAGGAGGGACTCACAACCTCAGCATCAGCAGCAAAAGATGCATTTGCAGCAATCACAGAACCAGTACCAGCACCAAAATCGTCATCAACCACCACAATCCCATTTCCAACAGCAGCAGCAGGTAAATAAGCTGCCGCAGCAAGCCGTGGTACTGTCGTCGATGAACTGGGAAACATTCGATTCCCTGTTCACGACATCCACCTCCACGCCCACGGCCGCCGCCACCTCCACTCCCCATGCAAGGTTGGACTGGGAGCTGTTTTGA
- the LOC103983246 gene encoding dehydration-responsive element-binding protein 1G-like gives MPAWLCPFFPNNKTHLFSRSTAHSGTKRHSRSMETFSGGEDGAASASGSRETWSYPTVSQAPPKRPAGRTKFRETRHPVYRGVRQRGAAGRWVCEVREPNKKSRIWVGTFPTADMAARAHDVAAMMLRGRSACLNFADSAWRLRVPPSFSGPRDIARAAAEAAEAFRPPSDSNGDAKEGKTSAAASSAAATTSTMSPEEDTGGGDAIDAMAYDDMDLGFGYYSGMAEGLLLVEPPPNGGCNWDDVDAGADVPLWSHSI, from the coding sequence ATGCCCGCATGGCTCTGCCCCTTCTTCCCCAACAACAAGACACACCTCTTCAGTCGCTCCACCGCACACTCCGGAACAAAGCGTCATAGCCGAAGCATGGAGACCTTCTCTGGTGGCGAAGACGGCGCCGCGTCCGCCTCGGGATCACGGGAGACGTGGTCCTACCCAACGGTGTCGCAGGCGCCGCCGAAGCGGCCCGCGGGGCGGACCAAGTTCCGGGAGACGCGCCACCCGGTGTACAGGGGCGTCCGCCAGCGGGGCGCCGCCGGACGGTGGGTCTGCGAGGTCCGGGAACCCAACAAGAAGTCCAGGATCTGGGTGGGCACGTTCCCCACCGCCGATATGGCGGCGCGGGCGCACGACGTCGCGGCGATGATGCTCCGGGGCCGCTCCGCCTGCCTCAACTTCGCTGACTCGGCGTGGCGGCTCCGCGTGCCGCCCTCGTTCTCCGGCCCCCGGGACATCGCACGGGCCGCAGCGGAGGCGGCGGAGGCGTTCCGGCCGCCGTCGGACTCCAACGGCGATGCAAAGGAGGGGAAGACCTCTGCAGCAGCATCATCGGCAGCGGCCACGACTTCAACGATGTCGCCGGAAGAGGATACCGGAGGAGGAGACGCAATCGATGCGATGGCTTACGACGACATGGATTTGGGCTTCGGTTACTACTCCGGGATGGCGGAAGGGTTGCTGCTGGTGGAGCCGCCGCCCAACGGTGGGTGTAACTGGGACGACGTGGACGCAGGCGCTGACGTGCCACTCTGGAGCCACTCCATCTGA
- the LOC135609184 gene encoding protein DETOXIFICATION 49-like, whose product MSVCEDKERLSEPLVEGKWASPTEAPRLEPKARKDVTAAVVEARSILCLASPMALAGLLLYSRSLVSMIFLGRLGRLPLAGGALAIGFANITGYSVLSGLAMGMEPICGQAFGARRPALLGLALHRAVLLLLAASLPVSALWVSMRRLLLLCGQDDDIAAAAHAYVLASLPDLLVQSLLHPIRIYLRSQSITLPLTYCAAAAAVFHLPVNYVLVCVLRLGIRGVALASVCTNLNLLLLLLVYIYHSGVHERTGALNITAESFRGWRSLLNLAIPSCISVCLEWWWYEIMVLLCGLLLDPKSTVASMGILIQTTSLIYIFPSSLSFGVSTRVGNELGANRPDRARRAATVGLACGAALGLLAFAFAVAVRNAWARMFTSDGAIVGLTAAVLPIVGMCELGNCPQTTGCGVLRGSARPRTGANINLGSFYGVGMPVAAALAFWGGLDFPGLWLGMLAAQATCVALMLLVIHRTDWQLQAQRAQRLTGGPLNTDATVVVVVVQDNDLDAIKQAAKLGAQQH is encoded by the coding sequence ATGTCAGTTTGCGAGGACAAGGAGAGACTGAGTGAGCCATTGGTCGAGGGGAAGTGGGCGAGTCCAACCGAGGCGCCACGGCTCGAGCCCAAGGCGAGAAAGGACGTGACCGCGGCCGTGGTGGAGGCAAGGTCCATACTGTGCCTGGCCTCCCCCATGGCGCTCGCCGGCCTCCTCCTCTACTCGCGTTCCCTTGTCTCCATGATCTTCCTCGGCCGCCTCGGCCGTCTTCCACTTGCTGGCGGTGCGCTGGCCATCGGGTTTGCTAACATCACCGGATATTCCGTGCTCTCCGGACTCGCCATGGGCATGGAGCCCATCTGCGGCCAGGCCTTCGGCGCCCGCCGCCCTGCCCTCCTCGGCCTCGCCCTCCACCGCGCGGTCCTGCTCCTCCTCGCCGCTTCCCTCCCCGTATCCGCCCTCTGGGTCTCCatgcgccgcctcctcctcctctgcggcCAGGACGACgacatcgccgccgccgcccatGCCTACGTCCTCGCCTCCCTCCCCGACCTCCTCGTCCAGTCCTTGTTGCATCCCATCCGCATCTACCTCCGCTCCCAGTCCATCACCCTCCCTCTCACTTACTGcgcagccgccgccgccgtcttCCACCTCCCCGTCAACTACGTCCTCGTCTGCGTCCTCCGCCTCGGCATCCGCGGCGTCGCGCTGGCCTCCGTGTGCACCAACctcaacctcctcctcctcctcctcgtctacaTCTACCACTCCGGCGTGCATGAGCGCACGGGGGCGCTCAACATCACGGCGGAGAGCTTCAGGGGCTGGCGGTCGCTGCTCAACCTCGCGATACCCAGCTGCATTTCGGTGTGCCTCGAGTGGTGGTGGTACGAGATCATGGTTCTGCTCTGCGGCCTCCTCCTCGATCCCAAGTCCACCGTCGCGTCCATGGGAATCCTAATCCAGACCACCTCGTTGATCTACATTTTCCCCTCCTCCCTCAGCTTCGGCGTGTCGACGCGCGTCGGCAACGAGCTGGGCGCGAACCGCCCCGACCGCGCCCGTCGCGCGGCCACGGTGGGCCTGGCCTGCGGCGCCGCGCTGGGGCTCCTCGCCTTCGCGTTCGCGGTGGCGGTCAGGAACGCGTGGGCGCGCATGTTCACGTCCGACGGCGCCATCGTGGGGCTGACCGCCGCCGTGCTCCCCATCGTCGGCATGTGCGAGCTGGGCAACTGCCCGCAGACGACGGGATGCGGCGTGCTGCGGGGAAGCGCCCGCCCCCGCACCGGGGCCAACATAAACCTCGGCTCCTTCTACGGCGTGGGGATGCCGGTTGCCGCGGCGCTGGCCTTCTGGGGCGGCCTTGACTTCCCCGGGCTGTGGCTCGGCATGCTCGCGGCGCAGGCCACGTGCGTCGCGCTAATGCTGCTGGTCATCCACCGCACCGACTGGCAGCTGCAGGCCCAGCGGGCGCAGCGTCTCACCGGCGGCCCTCTCAACACCGACGCcacagtcgtcgtcgtcgtcgtccaagACAACGATCTCGACGCAATCAAGCAAGCCGCAAAGCTCGGAGCCCAACAACACTGA
- the LOC135610742 gene encoding ribosomal RNA small subunit methyltransferase, chloroplastic-like, with the protein MLSVRPSSPPPCLAAPPPPLTRPCPARRLLPCVAVAAATGQRGRRRGDDDYHATIRSLNSRGRHTPRKSLGQHYMLNSSVNEELVRVAGVGEGDVVLEIGPGTGSLTNVLIDAGATVVAIEKDPHMATLVQERFRSTDQLMVLQEDFTKCHIHSHLSSLLEKNHKESSPTYAKVVSNLPFNISTEVVKQLLPMGDVFSDVVLLLQDEAASRLADCSLRTPEYRPINIFVKFYSDPAYIIKVERTNFFPEPNVDAAIIRFRLKRSAEYPLVASSKSFFSMVNSAFNGKRKMLRKSLQHICPSVEIEAALITIGQPVTARPEELTLDDFVSLHNLIAKN; encoded by the exons ATGCTCTCCGTCCGGCCATCCTCTCCTCCGCCCTGCCTGGCGGCCCCGCCTCCGCCGCTCACCCGCCCCTGCCCTGCTCGGCGGCTCCTCCCCTGCGTCGCCGTGGCCGCCGCCACTGGACAGCGAGGAAGGCGACGAGGCGACGACGATTACCACGCTACCATCCGGTCCCTCAACTCCCGCGGCCGCCACACTCCAAGAAAGTCGCTCGGCCAG CATTATATGTTGAATTCGAGCGTTAACGAGGAGCTCGTTAGGGTCGCGGGGGTCGGAGAAGGCGATGTGGTCCTGGAGATAGGGCCAGGAACAGGTTCTTTGACCAACGTCCTGATAGATGCCGGCGCTACGGTGGTTGCCATCGAAAAG GATCCACACATGGCCACTCTTGTTCAGGAAAGGTTTCGTTCTACAGACCAATTGATG GTTTTGCAAGAAGACTTCACAAAATGCCATATCCATTCACATTTAAGTTCATTATTGGAGAAGAATCACAAGGAAAGCAGTCCAACATATGCAAAG GTGGTTTCAAACTTACCTTTTAATATAAGCACCGAAGTCGTAAAGCAACTTCTTCCTATGGGTGATGTCTTCTCTGATGTCGTCCTTTTACTTCAG GATGAGGCTGCATCACGCCTGGCAGATTGTTCTTTACGAACACCAGAGTACAGACCCATTAACATTTTTGTGAAGTTCTACTCAG ATCCAGCTTACATAATCAAAGTTGAAAGGACCAATTTTTTTCCTGAGCCAAAT GTTGATGCTGCTATTATTAGATTTAGACTGAAGCGAAGTGCAGAATATCCATTGGTTGCTTCATCTAAAAGCTTCTTTTCAATG GTTAATTCTGCCTTTAATGGGAAGAGGAAAATGCTGCGTAAATCACTGCAGCATATATGTCCATCTGTTGAAATCGAGGCTGCTTTAATTACCATTGGTCAGCCGGTCACA GCCAGACCCGAAGAGCTAACGTTGGATGATTTTGTGAGCCTACACAATTTAATTGCAAAAAATTAG